From a single Solanum dulcamara chromosome 4, daSolDulc1.2, whole genome shotgun sequence genomic region:
- the LOC129887578 gene encoding 14-3-3 protein 7-like isoform X1, which yields MSKEKERETHVYTAKLAEQAERYDEMVESMKKVAKLDAELTVEERNLLSVGYKNVIGARRASWRIMSSIEQKEESKGNENNVKLIKGYRQKVEEELSKICHDILEIIDKHLIPSSGTGEATVFYYKMKGDYFRYLAEFKTDQEKKEASEQSLKGYEAATATANSDLPSTHPIRLGLALNYSVFYYEIMNSPERACHLAKQAFDEAISELDTLSEESYKDSTLIMQLLRDNLTLWTSDLPEDGAEENSKADEPKAAEPPKKAEEEPQKTADPPQQ from the exons atgtcaaAGGAAAAGGAAAGAGAAACCCATGTTTACACAGCCAAGCTCGCTGAACAAGCTGAACGTTATGATG AAATGGTTGAGAGTATGAAGAAAGTTGCAAAACTGGATGCTGAACTGACAGTGGAGGAAAGGAACTTGCTTTCTGTTGGTTACAAGAATGTAATTGGAGCTCGAAGGGCTTCATGGCGTATTATGTCTTCTATCGAGCAGAAAGAAGAGTCGAAAGGGAACGAGAACAACGTGAAGCTCATTAAGGGATACAGGCAGAAAGTAGAAGAGGAGCTCTCCAAGATTTGCCATGATATTCTTGAAATCATAGACAAACATCTCATTCCATCTTCTGGCACTGGAGAAGCCACCGTCTTTTATTACAAAAT GAAAGGCGACTATTTTCGTTACCTTGCTGAGTTCAAGACTGATCAGGAAAAGAAAGAGGCTTCTGAACAATCATTGAAGGGCTATGAG GCTGCTACGGCCACTGCAAACTCTGATCTGCCTTCAACACATCCGATCAGGCTCGGACTTGCTTTGAACTACTCTGTGTTCTACTACGAGATCATGAATTCCCCGGAAAG GGCTTGTCACTTGGCTAAACAAGCTTTCGACGAGGCAATATCAGAGTTGGACACTTTGAGTGAAGAATCATACAAAGACAGTACCTTAATCATGCAGCTGTTGAGAGACAATCTCACACTATGGACCTCTGATTTGCCCGAAGACGGAG CTGAAGAGAATTCGAAAGCTGATGAGCCAAAAGCAGCAGAACCTCCTAAAAAAGCAGAAGAAGAACCTCAAAAAACAGCAGATCCACCTCAA CAGTAA
- the LOC129887578 gene encoding 14-3-3 protein 7-like isoform X2, with the protein MSKEKERETHVYTAKLAEQAERYDEMVESMKKVAKLDAELTVEERNLLSVGYKNVIGARRASWRIMSSIEQKEESKGNENNVKLIKGYRQKVEEELSKICHDILEIIDKHLIPSSGTGEATVFYYKMKGDYFRYLAEFKTDQEKKEASEQSLKGYEAATATANSDLPSTHPIRLGLALNYSVFYYEIMNSPERACHLAKQAFDEAISELDTLSEESYKDSTLIMQLLRDNLTLWTSDLPEDGAEENSKADEPKAAEPPKKAEEEPQKTADPPQ; encoded by the exons atgtcaaAGGAAAAGGAAAGAGAAACCCATGTTTACACAGCCAAGCTCGCTGAACAAGCTGAACGTTATGATG AAATGGTTGAGAGTATGAAGAAAGTTGCAAAACTGGATGCTGAACTGACAGTGGAGGAAAGGAACTTGCTTTCTGTTGGTTACAAGAATGTAATTGGAGCTCGAAGGGCTTCATGGCGTATTATGTCTTCTATCGAGCAGAAAGAAGAGTCGAAAGGGAACGAGAACAACGTGAAGCTCATTAAGGGATACAGGCAGAAAGTAGAAGAGGAGCTCTCCAAGATTTGCCATGATATTCTTGAAATCATAGACAAACATCTCATTCCATCTTCTGGCACTGGAGAAGCCACCGTCTTTTATTACAAAAT GAAAGGCGACTATTTTCGTTACCTTGCTGAGTTCAAGACTGATCAGGAAAAGAAAGAGGCTTCTGAACAATCATTGAAGGGCTATGAG GCTGCTACGGCCACTGCAAACTCTGATCTGCCTTCAACACATCCGATCAGGCTCGGACTTGCTTTGAACTACTCTGTGTTCTACTACGAGATCATGAATTCCCCGGAAAG GGCTTGTCACTTGGCTAAACAAGCTTTCGACGAGGCAATATCAGAGTTGGACACTTTGAGTGAAGAATCATACAAAGACAGTACCTTAATCATGCAGCTGTTGAGAGACAATCTCACACTATGGACCTCTGATTTGCCCGAAGACGGAG CTGAAGAGAATTCGAAAGCTGATGAGCCAAAAGCAGCAGAACCTCCTAAAAAAGCAGAAGAAGAACCTCAAAAAACAGCAGATCCACCTCAA TAA